Genomic segment of bacterium:
GGACCGCCGCGATCGCGGACTTGGGGCCGTTCACGGCGTCGGCAAGGCTCGCGGCGTCCACGTAGAAGGTGACGGCGTCGGTCGCGTCGAGGACGTTCGGCTGCCCGCCGAGGTCGAGGTCCCACTGCGGCGTCTCCAGGCCATTCCCCATCGTCCGGCCGTTGAACCCGAACCGGGGATCCCCGTCGCCGACATTCATACTGCCGCCATTGCTGGTCGACGCGATGATGGCTTCTGGCTTGTCCACAAAGGGATTCGACGGATAGGCGTCCACATAGCCGTACTGAATCAGGATGTCGTTGACCCAGCGATTGGCGCCCGCTTCCGGATTCGGATTCGCTTCGTCGTAGCGACGATGCCAGTTGCGCCAGCCCTCGCGGTCGCCGCCGATCAGGAACGCCGGGTAGGAGCCCTTATCGACGTTGTACCGCTCGATTGCCGACTGAATCGCGGAGATCGCGGAAATTACCTGGACTTCCTTCGCCTTATTCTTGGCCTTGACATAGTTCGGCAGCGCGATGGACGCCAGAATCCCGATGATGGTGATGACCACCAGTAACTCAATCAGGGTGAATCCGGGTCGTCGTAGGGGCGATCGCAGAGCCATGAGCGAACCTTCCTTTGTGGTAGCACGGCAGACCGTGGGCGGCCAGTTGTCCCATGCAGTCCGGGAACGGAGTGTAACCGGGGACTGGGGATCCTGAGCGCACAGCAGGAGTAAATTGCTCGTAACGGGCCGGGGAGGGCCCGAGCTTGGTGCAACAGGCAGGGCGCTGTCACACCGGGACGGCGGGACGCCAGGCACCCCTACCCGCAAGACACAGGAGGGCCCTGAGTCCTAGGGTGATTGTACCCTACCAGATGCCCCGGCTCCCTACTTGGTTCTGGCCCGATTTGCAGGTAACATAGCCGTGATATCTCTCCCTTCGGGGTAGCGATAGACGTACCCATTCCCGCAGGGGATGCCTCCGGCCGCACATACCGCACTCATTTATCCCTTGTGCTTCGCGGCGCTGGTGGTTCCCTGGACAGGATCTTCGATGAAGAGTCTCGTCCGCCGGTCAGGGTTCACCCTGATCGAGCTGCTGGTGGTCATCACGATCATCGGCATTCTGGCAGCCATCGCGCTGCCGAACTACATCAAGGCGAAGGACAAGGCCAAAGAGGCTGAAGTCAAGTCCGCCCTGCATACCGTCCAGATCGCCCTCGAGCGCTACTCGACCGATCACAACGGTAACTACCCCAGCTACATCCTCGGTGGCGATGAGCGGTCCTGGGATCCGGTAATCGGGAACGAGACCTACATCCGCCACTCGCGCGATGCTACGGACCCCATGCCGGCTGATCCGCTGATCCGCTGGGGATACATGAACACCTATCCCAAGAACGCCTTCATCAAGCCCGGCGACGGTGCGACTTCGGTCATGCGCTGGACCGGTGGCGACATCGGCGAGACCTATACCGTCAACGGCAAGGCCTATCGCCTCGGGACCGGCGACCCCCGCTTCGGCTTCAACGCCGAAATCATGGGGAACTGCCTCGATGACCCCCGGTATCTCTGGGATGCCTACGGCAACGTGTCGGGTCTCAGCAAGACCATCGAGCCGAACTTCGCGCAGTATGTGTCGAACCTGAACCCCAACACCCCCGCCAACCCGTTCTACGGCATGGGCGGCCTCCCTGAGTGGGCTGCCAACACCTCCGGCGGTGTCGGCGACCCCGGCGTGACCATTCCCGCCTGGTGGCCTGGACAGTTCTTCTATCGCTCCGGTGGCGTCTTCATCTTCCCCCAGAGCTTCGTCCTGAATGCTTCTGGCGCGACGGTCCCGACCACCATCTGGGGCTACAAGTTCCAGCAGGTCAATACCTACTTCCTTGGTGGGTATGGCTCCCAGCGCTCTGAGGGGATCGACGTCATCCGCCTGATCTCTTTCAGCACGGGTCGTGCGGTTAACAACCTCAACGGGTATGACACCGCTGCTGGCTTCTATCGCCCGCATCCCGACTTCCCGGCTACCGGTAACTACACGGGCGCCAATGGCGAGCAGGGCATCGTCCGCTGCTCGACTCCGGAAGTCTCCGGTGGTGGCGATCGCCTCAACAACCCGTTCTTCCCGCCGCTGGCTCCCAAGAGCCGCGACTGGCTGTACGGCGCTCCCGATGGCTACCGCGACGGCGTGGTCATCACCCTCACCTCTGGTGTCGACGCGGCAGGCAACTTCTAGTCGTCCCCAGACCAACGTGATTCGCTGGCGACGCGGTCCTTCGGGGCCGCGTCGCTCCGTTTACGACCCCCTACGCAGTTGCCGAACCCAGACATCTATTTTGAGCCGCATCTGAAACTTCCCCTCCACCTGGCGCATCTCAGAGCTTGACAGTAGCCGTTAGTTCGTGTAACTTCTTGCTACTGAGCGGCGCAACGCTCCCAACACTCCGAACGGGACTGGCGAAAGTGAACCGTCCCCGGCTAAGCCGGGGACGGTTCTGTGTTGGTTGAAGCACACCGTCCCCGGCTACGCCGCCGGTGGCGGTCCTGCGATAAGGGAAGGGGCGGTTCTGTGCTGGTTGAAGCACACCGTCCTCGGCCCAGCCGGGGGCGATTTTGCCTCAAGGAAGGGGCGGCTTTGCGGTTGACGAACTCCTAAGCATTCAGAAATGCGGCAGCGACAACTACGAATCCGATGGAACAGGGATGCTCGCTTCGGCCTGTTGCGGGATGACTTCGGCGAGCCACACTTGTGCTGCATGGGGAGTGGTGAGCGCCAGATACCGACCATCGGGGCTGGTCGCAAGCAGGGGCAGCGTATTGGCCTCGGCCGGGACCCGGATGGCCCCTCGTCCAAAGTCCGAAGTCCGCAGGATCGACTTCGCCTCAAAATCCAGGACCTCGACTCCCATTTCTGTCAGGGTGTCTCCTGCTTCCTGGCTGCCAACCAGCACGATGCCCTTCGCGGTGGGCAGGACACCGTTTGGAGGCATGGAGGCGAAGCGAGGAAAGTACCCCGCCCGCTGGGTCGGCGCATCGGGTCCGATCAGGCTCACCATGGGGGATTCCTGACGGAGTGCCGCGGTCAGCCCCCCCTGGACCTGCGCGAGCGATCCCACCTCGCCAAACTGAAACTGCTGCAACCGCCGCACAGGGAGGCTCCAGACTGCTTCCGGAGCGGAGGAACCCGCCGGGAATGGAGCCGGAGGCAGCGTGTATCCCGTGTTCTCCAGCACTCCATCATCTCCCACGCGCAGTTGCCGGAATCCCTGGACCCCATCGACCGTATAGCTCACGGTCCCTCGGGGTCCATCCACGGCGAAGTGCTGCAGTGTCCCAAAGCCCCGCTTAGGCTCTTCAAACTGGAAGAACGACAACACCTGCCCTTCAGTGCGATCCCGGACCACCACCACCAGCCGGTCTGATCGGGTGTCATACGCCACATGCCAGAGGGGATACGGGGTGCTAAAGCGACGCGGCGCGCCACTTTCCGGGAGGGCTGCCTGACTGTTGAGGACCTTCAGTGTGGCCGCATCGACTGTGACCAGCTGATTCTCTGCTGTCAGGAAGAACGCCCGTTTGCCATCGGTCCCCGGCCAGTGACTGCGGGTCAGCCCCGGCTGCAGCAGGACCGGCAGGTCCGGTCCGGGCAGGAAGGGCAACCGCTGGACGACCGGCTCGGTACGTCCCGGCTTCAGACGCACGAACTCGCCGGAGTCGAGGGTGAGCTGGAACTCGCTGCGGGTGGCGTCCCAGGTGAGCGACACCGGAAGTCCGCCCGATGCGGGCAGGTCAATTGTCTGCCACGTGACCTCGGAGGGCTCCGTCACTGTGAAGCCCGGAGGCAACCGACGGCCTGCTTCCAGGCTGTTCACCAGGGCGACTTCACGGAAAATCAGCAGCGAGTAAGTCCCCAGCAGTGCCAGAATCGCAATGAGATTTTGGAGGGTCCGCTTGCTGGTCAGCGCACCACCAAGGGCCGCGTCGCGCAGACGCTCCCGTTGGAGTGGAGTGGCGATCGGAGTCGCCAGCATGGTGCGATCGACGCTCAGGGCTGAGCACCCCATCCACGAGGACTCGGTGTACATGGATAACTTCAGTCCCCGACTGGTGAAATCGCTCTACCTGATCTAATCAGTGGACTGCATTGAAACCAGTTTGTCTGAATCAGTTCTGATCCGTCTCTGGTAGCTGCTGCTCCTGGGCATACCAATGCCAGCCCGAAAGGTACCAGAAAGCGGCCTCGGTTTTCACCGCCTGCGACTTTGATCCGAACGCTCTGGCGATGACTGGCAGCGCCTGCGACCCGCCATAAAGCCCCAGCATCCGCAGGGCGGTGAGCTGCTCCGGTTCGCTCCCCTTCGCCAGCGCCTGCGACAGGCGGCTCCGGACCTGCTCCGGTGGGAAAAACCTCAGCCACCAGAGACGTCGTGCCCTGATTTCCCCCGTGCTGAGCGGACTGGAGTGCAGTTGCGAGACCGGCACCCCCAGTTCTGTGGCGAGTTTCGGGGCTTCCCGGGGGTCAGTCGTGATGCCTGGGGGAAGCATGGGCGCATCTTTCTTGCCACTGAAAGATTCAGCGATCGACTGCCGCATGGCGACTCGCTCCGGCGACTGGGTGGCAGCGAGGACATCCTGCAGGAGCGGATCCAGCAGCCGGGGGCTCCGGGCCACCGTGAGTCGTTCTTCTACGGCATCCACTGGGGCATCGATGAAGTCCAGGATGCGGGGCAGATCTTCGGCACGGCCATAACGCGCTAAAAATTCCCCGTAATCAATGTGCTGCGACTCTGGCAGCTTCGTGAACGCCGTCTGGATCGTCTCGTAGAGGGCGGGGTCCTGCTGGCTGGCCAGTACCCGATACGCCTCCCATGAGTAGACCTCTGGAAGGTAGCGGTCCTGAAATACCCGTTCAGCAAACGTGGTCCCGGCTTCGATGGGGTTGTCCGCCAGCAGGTAGGCTGTCATAGCGCTCATGAAGCGAAACGGCGCGACATTGGTGTGGTCCTTGGCCGCCGCCTCGAACGATGGAAGCACTGCCTTTTGGTCGTGGGTGATCGCCGCCAGACAGAGCCGCAGATACAGCTCTTCGGGATTCGTCTGAATCTTCCCGGTTTCCCCTTCGATCAGGCGGGCGGCCCAGCGCGTCTCCCGGGGCGTGAACTTCGAGGGATTGTTCCCAAGGGTCCGTGTCAGTCGGTCGCGTACCACCCCCCGGGCGACCGGACCCAGAGCAGTCTGTGCGGCTGTCAGCAGTTCGTTGACTGGCACGCCCGGGGGATCTTCCCGACTCGGGTCCGGGAAGAACGTGACATCGTGTGAGAACAGTCGCAGCTTCAGGACTTCCATATAGGTATCGACCGGCAGGTCGTTGTAGCGACCTCGCTGCAGCGCACCAAGAAGGAAGCAGAGTTCCGGGATGTCCAGCGACTGCGTCCGCTCCGGCGACTCAAACGCATTGGTGAAGCGTCCGATGACTTCCGCCTCCGTGGGGTAGCGGGCCCAGGCCCGGAGCGACTCCACGTACCAGGCACTCTGGACCCCCGGCAGACGAACATCTGCTCCGACTGCCCCTAAGGGCATCGATGCCAGGATCTGCTCTGCTTTCAGGTGCTCGTCGCGAATGGCCGTTGATTGTGCGGCACCACCGCCGGAGTTTCCCCCCGTCCCTCCGCCCTGGCAGCCCACCAGTAGGGGGACCACCGCCAACCAGAGACACACGATGCGAGCGATCCGGTTTGTCATGGCTGTTAAGACGGTGCCTGGTCCTTCGGGGCTTTGGAGAGGTTCAGGAGAGGGCGTGACCAGACATGACTGCCCGTCGAACCGCAGCAGCGATGAACTGCTCGAACAGTTCCACCTGTTCCGCCGACTGGGTCAGCATCCGCTCCGGGTGCCACTGCACCGCCATCACCCAGTCGTAGTCCGGAGCTTCCACGGCTTCAATCACGCCATCAGCCGCGGTCGCCGCGACCCGCAGGCCAGGAGCCAGCTGGTCGATAGCCTGGTGATGACTGCTGTTGACTTTGATGGTCGGGCGGGAGTACCAGGCTCCCATGGTGCTGTCGGGAGTGAAAGTGATGTCGTGCATCGCCGCCGCGGTGGCCCCAGCGACCTTGCGATGCTGCAGCGCATTCGGGACCGACTGGGGGATGTCCATGATGAGCGACCCCCCCAGCGCGACATTCATCACCTGCAGGCCGCGACAAATCCCCAGGACCGGCAAATCCCGCTCCAGCGCGAGGGTGAGGGCACGGCACTCTGCGGCATCCCGGGCGGCATCGACCCGCCCCAGCAGGGGATCCTCCGGGTCGCCACCGTAGAGCGAGGGCTCGACATCCTCCCCGCCCAGAAGTAGCAGGCCATGGAAGTACCCCATGATGTCCGGGATGAAGTCGGGATCATCCAGCAACGGGACGATGAACGGGTATCCCCCACCAATCCGGACCGCTTCGATGTAGTCCCGAAAGACATAGCTGGCCGGGGCGTTCACAATCGGCCCCGCGGGTTGGTACAGGGTCGGGGCAATCAGGGCGATGCAGGGTTTAGGAGCCATAGAGCGGAGTGTACTCCTCCGGTGGTCTATTGCCACCCCGCCGGGATGGCACTGTAGAAACCGAAGTCCGAACTGTAGCTCTCACTGAGGAAGAGGTGGTTCGTGAGGGTCATCGCGAGGCGACCTTTGGAGGCGGTGGTGTCGTTCATCCCGAAGTCCTGGGAGGCGGTCATCACCAGATCGCTGTTGAAGATCCAGAGGTCCGGCCCCGATGTAAACAGTGTCTGTCCTCCGACGATGATCTGCACGTCGCCTTCTGCAATGGGCGCGCCGCTGCTGTTGAACTGGTCGATGATGATGTCGCTGTTGCGGGAGGCGCTCCCGATGTCGATAACTGTCCAGGGGGCGCTCACGGTGCCGGCGGAGCCGTCGCAGGGGATCCGGTGAATCCGGCCGTTGTTCGTACTCGTACCGGCGACTGTCAAAATGTAAAACGCGCCGTTGTGCCAGTTCTGGACGAAATCGGCCACTTTCCGGTTGGTTGAGAGATTATCTGCACCACTGTTCGTGCCGATGATGCCGCCTAACGCCATGGGGAACGGCGCCGCCACATCCTCGGCATACCCCAGCGACTTGCGATACCGATGCAGGACGTGGGAGCGGTCGATGGCGTAAAGATCATCGTTTTGTCCGAGGCAGATGGCCATGATGTCAAGCCCCCCGGTGCTGATCGTGCCGCCCAGGGTGGCCACCGGTGTGCCGGCATAGTCGAACCAGTAGATGTCTGGACCTGCACCATGATTCGGCGCGACGAAGTACTTGATGATCGGCGGCCAGTGCGACCAGCTGGTGAGGCCCCTGGTAAACAGCACGCGATTCGTGGAATCGATCTCGATATCCAGCGCGGCCATGTTGCTCAGGAGCCCCCCCAGATTACCCGTCGTGAGGAAGTTCACACTTGCGGGCGTAAAGGGCGGGTTTTCGTTGAGCCGGAAGAGATTGTGCTGCCCCGCCAGGCCATCCCGCTGCTGAAGCACCACACCACCATAGGCGGGGTTACGGAAGCTTGCGAAATCGGCAGGCTGGATCCCGGTCGCGAACCCCAGGTCGGTGATGACCCCCAGCGCTGCGCCACCCCAGGTGCCAGTGCGATCAGTCCCCACCTTGCCAGGTGGAGGAACCGGGCACTCTCCGACCACTTCGAACTGGAGGGAGACCGGAATCGTTGCGGCACCATCGGAGTACCGCACCGGCAGGGTCCGCTGATCCGGCGCTGTACCACTGAAGTTGTAGGTGATGGGGCTGGTGTGATCGGACTGCGCCGGATAGGGCGTCGTGTAGGTTGCGACCGGATCAAACGTGCCGTTGTTATCCCAGTCCGCTTCGAGGGTCAGATCATCCAGGTCCGCATCGGACATCGCCGAGGCCCGAACAATCACGCTCCCACCGCTGCCGACTGTCGGTGTCACGATCGTCACGGTCATCGAGGGTGGCGCGTTGTCGGGCGCTAATGTGAAGGCGACCCGCTGATAGGTCACCGGCTCGGGCAAATTCGAGGGGACGATGGTCAGGTCCGGTTGCAGCGGACGCTCCCAGCCGGTGGTGTCCAGGCTGACTTCCACATCACGCGCCCGCACCAGCCCGTACACCACTCCGGCGTTTTGGCCAGAGGTGAGGGGATTCGTGATGACGCGCTGGAAGAAGAGTTCATCACCGGCCTGTCCGGAGTCCTGCGCCACATCGCCACCAAAGGCGGTGTCGTCATCAAGCAGATCAGCGGGATCGAAAGTCACGATGCCACTGACCCCCAGGAGCGCCGGAGCGCTGAGGGCAACCTGGGGTATACCGGCCTCTCCAACCGCCACCTGGCTGACATCCGGATCTTCGGCGAGATCAGGAAAGGTAGTCTCTGTAGCCAGGGCGTCCCAGTCCCGGACCCGGAGCGACAATGTTGTAGCGGAAATCGTGTTCGCCATGAGACCCCCGGACTCGCCAAGAAACTCGATGGCAGAGACATCGATCGCTCCGTGGGGGTAGCGATAAGTGAACTTCATGACATCAGCGGGACTGGCGGGGAGGCGATTCCCCCGCTTCTGGATGCTGGTGAGTCCGCCGCGGGGGTCGTTGTACTTCGCGAGCAGGACGGCATCGAACGTGAGGGTCTGCCCGCCTTCGAGGGCGGCCCGATTGATAGCCAGTGTGCGGGTCGCCGCCTGGCCCTGATGCAGCACATCGAAGCCGGTCCAGCCATTGCGATCCGGTCCCATGGTCATCTGCTGCCAGCCATCGGTAGCCCAGTTCCCGGTTGGCTGCCCGCCGTTGGAAACACCATCGCGGTTATCCAGGGCTTCATTGACAGTCAACTGGAACGGGAAAGCCGTAGCGGTGAATCCGCCAAGATGAGTGAGGAGTCCGGCAGGGCGGTAATACCCATCGGCGTTGTCGAGGAGCCCGACATTGGCGATCACTGGCGTATCGCCGGTAAAGTAAGTATTCCCGATCGCGGTGGGGACATCCAGCAGAAACAGGAGGCGGGCGCTGATGCTGAGGTCCGCCCGGTTGCTGGCATTCGGCGGACCCGCCAGATTGGATGGGGCTGCAAAGGGATGCGTCACGCGGTAGTCCAGAAAGATCGCATCGGGGTCCCGGCGGACCCCTGTCACCCTCACCGTATCGGGACGGGTGAAGTTGGCGATGGAAAGGAGATAGGTGTCGTCCGTCTGCTGCACCTGACGAGTCTCCAGCGCTGTCGCAGCGGCCGTACCGGCGACCGGGTCAATGATGAACCGGACTCGCTGTAGTGCGGCTTCAGCGTTCAGGGCGCTTTGCGGCACGATCCCTGACTCCAGCAGCCCCTGGGCGTCTCCGGAAGGCGAGCTGAAGACGGGAGCAGCACTATTACTGCAGCCGCTCAGCACTGCCAGGCCGGCAAGCAGGAATGACCATCGCAGCTGGTGCATGGAGTCACCTCGGAACGAAAGGAGAGTTGACGCGCTGGAGCGCTGGAGACCCCAAGTATAGCCTGTCGCTGGCTATTCCCAGCCTTTGGCGGAGAGCCCTTCCTGGGCATTCGGATCATCCGGCAGATTGGCGTAGGTGTAGGCCCGTCGCACCATCTCATCACCGGTGACATGCTCCAGCAGCGGGATGGGGCCACTCACGGGACCGTCATAACGACGCAGAGCCACCCCCGCCTGACGCATAAAGTCTTCGGTCATTTCGTGCGGATAGGCGTGCTGGTAAACCACCTCGACCAGTCCGGCATTGATGATCATCTTGGCGCACTGCAGACAGGGTTGCGTCGTGCAGTACAGAGTGCCTCCCGCGACCGAAATGCCGAAGCGAGCCCC
This window contains:
- a CDS encoding putative glutamine amidotransferase gives rise to the protein MAPKPCIALIAPTLYQPAGPIVNAPASYVFRDYIEAVRIGGGYPFIVPLLDDPDFIPDIMGYFHGLLLLGGEDVEPSLYGGDPEDPLLGRVDAARDAAECRALTLALERDLPVLGICRGLQVMNVALGGSLIMDIPQSVPNALQHRKVAGATAAAMHDITFTPDSTMGAWYSRPTIKVNSSHHQAIDQLAPGLRVAATAADGVIEAVEAPDYDWVMAVQWHPERMLTQSAEQVELFEQFIAAAVRRAVMSGHALS